In a genomic window of Lacrimispora sp. BS-2:
- a CDS encoding DUF1858 domain-containing protein: MITKEMYIGEILRSNPKAAEILMGCGMHCLGCPSSQMESLEDACMVHGLDTDTVLDKLNQ; this comes from the coding sequence ATGATAACGAAAGAAATGTATATTGGAGAAATTTTAAGAAGCAATCCAAAGGCAGCGGAGATTTTAATGGGCTGCGGCATGCACTGTCTGGGATGTCCGTCATCCCAGATGGAATCCTTAGAGGATGCATGTATGGTTCACGGGCTTGATACAGACACAGTTCTGGACAAGCTGAACCAGTAA
- a CDS encoding hemerythrin domain-containing protein, producing the protein MYGIDILMKEHENILAFTGFLRSISSDILEGKPVDAPLLRECLEFARNYADKHHHGKEEKILFRIMMENMGPVAEKLIRNGMLVEHDLGRLYLSELEKAIDEYEKNPGTEPKLDIISNAVGYGALLKRHIEKEDEAAYSFAVRALAEDKLKAVDDETESFERQAKDQGVQDKYESWIREKTR; encoded by the coding sequence ATGTACGGAATAGATATTTTAATGAAAGAGCATGAAAACATTCTGGCTTTTACCGGCTTTTTAAGAAGTATCAGCTCCGATATTCTGGAGGGGAAGCCGGTGGATGCCCCCCTGCTGCGGGAGTGCCTTGAATTTGCAAGAAATTACGCAGATAAGCATCATCACGGAAAGGAAGAAAAGATCTTGTTCCGGATCATGATGGAAAATATGGGACCTGTTGCGGAAAAGCTTATCAGGAATGGTATGCTTGTGGAACATGATCTTGGAAGATTATATCTTTCTGAGCTGGAAAAAGCCATAGATGAATATGAGAAAAATCCGGGAACAGAGCCAAAGCTGGATATCATCTCCAATGCGGTTGGCTATGGCGCCTTATTAAAGCGCCATATTGAAAAAGAGGATGAGGCTGCCTATTCATTTGCAGTACGTGCATTGGCAGAGGATAAGTTAAAAGCTGTGGATGATGAGACGGAATCATTTGAAAGACAGGCAAAGGA